The Penaeus vannamei isolate JL-2024 chromosome 13, ASM4276789v1, whole genome shotgun sequence genome window below encodes:
- the LOC113822981 gene encoding cuticle protein AM1239, giving the protein MNDYIRAKQTDEQHQLIGTFPSLRIFLRYSLKSSTMKAVALALLLAVAAADKAPSFSYDAPRERVASSSPVRQIAIVRDDRVHPEGGAYSFDVETEDGIVRSESGAADGSQQGRISFTFPDGQNFDLEFVADENGYQPQSAFLPVAPEFPHPIPQFVLDQIAFAAEEDARKARGEDRQASAAPRQTYGAPSK; this is encoded by the exons ATGAATGACTATATAAGAGCCAAGCAGACCGATGAACAGCACCAGTTGATTGGCACGTTTCCTTCCCTCCGCATCTTCTTACGATATTCCTTAAAATCTTCCACTATGAAGGCA GTAGCACTCGCACTCCTCCTGGCCGTGGCCGCCGCAGACAAGGCTCCTTCCTTCAGCTACGACGCCCCTCGTGAGCGCGTGGCCTCGTCGTCCCCCGTCAGGCAAATCGCCATCGTCCGTGATGACCGCGTTCACCCCGAGGGCGGCGCCTATAGCTTCGATGTAGAGACTGAGGACGGCATCGTCAGGAGCGAGTCAGGCGCTGCTGACGGCTCACAGCAAGGGAGAATCAG CTTCACCTTCCCCGACGGTCAGAACTTCGATCTCGAGTTcgtggctgacgagaacggctaCCAGCCCCAGTCCGCCTTCCTGCCCGTGGcccccgagttcccccacccgatccctcagttcgtcctcgaccagatcgccttcgccgccgaggaggacgctCGCAAGGCCCGCGGGGAGGACAGACAAGCATCAGCCGCTCCTCGCCAGACATACGGCGCCCCAAGCAAGTAA